Genomic DNA from Longimicrobium terrae:
CGCACTTTCGCACTCCTTCCCAAGCACTCCCGTGACACCTCCCAAACGCCCCGACGGAATCATCATCGCGCTGGACGGGCCAGCGGGGTCGGGCAAGAGCTCCACCGCCAGGGCCGTGGCCGCGCGGCTGGGCTACCGCCACCTGGACTCCGGCGGCTTCTACCGCGCCATCACGTACGCCGCCCTGCGCGCCGGCATCGACCCGGACAGCTGGGGTTCGCTGACGCACGCCCAGCTGGACACGCTGGACGTCCACGGCCACGCCACGGAAACCGGCTACCGCATGACGGTGGGCGGGCGGGACGTGAGCGCCGAGATCCGCGCGCCCGAGGTGAACGCGCACGTGTCGCAGATGGCCGCCGTGGCCGGCGTGCGCGAGTGGCTGATGGACGCGCTGCGCGAGGCGGGCGCCCGCGGCGGGCTGGTGGCGGACGGGCGCGACATCGGCACCGTCGTCTTTCCCGACGCGGAGCTCAAGGCGTACCTCATCTGCGACCCGGAGGAGCGCGCCCTGCGCCGCCTGCGCGAACAGGGTGCGGACGACCTCTCGACCGAGCACGTGCGGGCCGAAGCGGCCCGCCTGCAGGGGCGCGACCAGATCGACAGCAGCCGCGAAGCCGCCCCTCTGCGACAGGCCGACGACGCAGTTGTGATCGACACCACGCAGCTCACCTTCGACGAGCAGGTGGCACGCATCGAGGGGCTCGCGAGGGAGCGGGCCGGGATTGACCGGAACGCGGATGTGTCATAGATTATTCCGTTTTCCCGGGCTTCGCCCCATCACCCTTTCACCCTCAACCCGCCGCGGGCAGCCACACCGCCTGCGGAGAGTCTACGGGAGACCCGCGTCCACATGTCCGACACCACTGAGCAGTTCGCTCGCGAAGACGGCGGCATTGCCACCGTCGAGACCCCCAACCGCAACTGGGGGAGCGAGCTTACCATCCAACAGATCGCCGATCGCGCCAAGTCGCTCGGCATTCGTCCGGACCTCTTCGACGAGGACGAGTACACCTCGGACGAGTACGAAGAGCTTCTCGCGATGTATGAGCCTACCCTCAGCAACATCGAGGAAGGCGAGATCGTCAAGGCCCGCATTCTCCGCATCACGGACAAGGCCGTGATCCTGGATCTGGGCTTCAAGAGCGAAGGCGCGGTCACCCGCGACGAGTTCAAGGACCCCGACTCGCTGCAGATCGGCGACGAGGTCGAAGTCTTCCTGGAGAACCTGGAAGACGAGGACGGCGTCGTCGTCCTGAGCAAGAAGAAGGCGGACTTCCTGCGCGTGTGGGAGAAGATCCGCGAGGCGTACGAGGCCGGCACCGCCGTGCAGGGCATTCTGACCCGCAAGATCAAGGGCGGCGTCACGGTGGACCTGATGGGCGTCGACGCCTTCCTGCCGGGTTCGCAGATCGCGCTGCGCCGGGTTCCGAACATCGAGGACCTGATCGGCGAGAACTACGAGTTCAAGATCATCAAGCTCAACAAGCGCCGCCGCAACATCGTCGTGTCGCGCCGCGTGCTGCTTGAGGCCGACCGCGAGATCAAGCGCGAGAAGCTCAAGAAGGAGCTCGAGGTCGGGCAGGTGCGCAAGGGCATCGTCAAGAACATCACCGACTTCGGTGCGTTCATCGACCTGGGCGGCATGGACGGCCTGCTGCACATCACCGACATGTCGTGGGGCCGCGTGGGCCACCCGTCCGAGGTGGTGGGGATCGCCGACGAGCTGGAAGTCAAGATCCTGGACATCGACTGGGAGCGCGAGCGCCTGTCGCTGGGCCTGAAGCAGCTGCAGGACTACCCTTGGAAGGACGTCGAGAAGAAGTACCCGGTGGGCGCGCGCGTCCGCGGCCGGGTGGTCTCGATCACCAACTACGGCGCCTTCGTGGAGCTGGAGAAGGGCGTCGAGGGCCTGGTTCACATCAGCGAGATGAGCTGGACGCGCAACGTCCGGCACCCGTCCAAGATCGTGTCGCTGGGCGATGAGATCGAGGCCGTGATCCTGAAGGTGGATCCGGAAGGCGAAAAGATCTCGCTGGGCATGAAGCAGATCGAAGAGGATCCGTGGCACGCGCTGCCGGCCAAGTACCCGGTGGGTACGCGCCTCAGCGGCAAGGTGCGGAACCTGACGAGCTTCGGCGCGTTCGTGGAGATCGAGCCGGGCATCGACGGCCTGGTGCACATCTCCGACATGAGCTGGACCAAGCGCATCCAGCACCCCTCCGAGGTCGTCAAGAAGGGTGACGACGTCGAGGTGGTGATCCTGGGCGTGGACGCCGACAACAAGCGCATCTCGCTGGGCCTGAAGCAGACCCAGGACGACCCGTGGGGCGACATCGCCACGCAGTACCACCCGGGCCAGGAGATCACCGGTCCCATCACCCGCCTGCAGGACAAGGGCGTGGCGGTGGACCTGGGCAACGACGTCGAGGGCTTCGTGCCCGTTTCGCAGATCGGCGTGACCGGCCTGCAGAACCCGGCGGACCTGTTCGCCGAGGGCGACGAGCTGGAAATGCGGATCACCGAAGTCGACGCGGCCAACCACCGCATCGTGCTGGAGACGATCCGCGTGCCCAAGTTCGAGGGCGGACAGCCCACCCTTCCCGTCGCCGCCGCGCAGGATGCCGATGAGGCTCCCGCCGGTGACGAGCCCGCGGAAGAGACCGCTCCGGCGGGCGACGAGGCGTAAGCTTCAACGCTTTTCGGCAGTGTTTTGAGAATGAGGGCGCGGAGCTTCGGCTTCGCGCCCTCATTCTTGTTCTGGCCAGGTGTCGGGCGGGGGCCGGGTTCACCACCGTTTCACGCGGGGGGCGCGGAGGTCACGCGGAGGTCGCGGGGACAGCGGGAGATCCGGCCGCGTGATGGTCAGCCGAGATCGTGCGCCGGGGATGCGAAACGGGCGCGGAGCATCGGCTCCGCGCCCGTTTCGCCTCGTAAGAACTCAGCTGCTCCCATGCTGGGTGTGGGACAGCGCGGCATGTCTCATCGAACGGGTAGCCCGGGACTCGGTCGATCGACTGGAATACGCAACCGGATTGCGCCGGACCAACGATCGTAAACTCCAAGGGGCCTATTCAGCCCGGAGGACTCAGGCCAATCGTTTCACTGCACCGAATGGCCCTGAATGCGATCGAACGATTGGAAAACGCAACCAGGTCGGACCGGAACAAAGATGCGGGGGGGAATTCCTGCGTCTCTGCGATCCGCGAAGATTGGAACGCCGTCCAGTTCTCCATGCTGTTTCAGGTCTCTGACAGCCTTGTGTGACATGGTTTGTTCCGGGTAGTTCGCCGCGAAGCTCTGCCCCTCAAAGCGGACAGCCCGATTTGCATCGAAGGTCCGCACCTGTTCTGAATAGGGCGGCGATCCCGTCCGGTAAACGTCTGTGTATCTGCGGCCGCTGATCAGTGTGTCGCCCGTCGCGGCGTCAATCCGCGCTTCGACTTCCCGCAGGCCGTGGTCAGCTACAACGCACAGCCGTATGGGTGTTCTCTGGAGTCTGCTGTTCGCCTGTCGTTCGCCGCCGCCTGGGGAGAAACAAGCTGCGAGCACCGGAAGAACTACAACCCAAGCCTTGACTGTTCCCCAAGACAGACGCCGGCAGGCAGCATCGTGGCGGGGGATGCATTGATCTGCTTTCATCGTCCTCGGCAGTAGGATGCGCTCTCGTCGAGACTGCGCCCGATTTCCGTGGTCGAGTAGTCACTGGATCCCCCCCCCCCGTGTGATCTACTCGGATCGACCAGCCGTGAATTGTCCTGTGCGACGTAGACACGATTGTTGAACGCACCGAGTTGGCGCTGAATCATGTCACGGCCCGATATAGCCACACGAACCACGGAAAGTGGTATTCCGAAGGCTCGACAGTGCAAACGCGCGCTCCTGTGGGCGTGCCGGTCGGAGTTGAGAGTGAGGTTCTGTGAGCGGCAGAACCTTCCAGAGTACAGTGGCTGTTATCGCACGGGGTGGAGTTGAATGCGCTCAAACGATTGAACAACGCAGCCTGGATTCACCAAGACGAAGAGGTGCGCAGGTGGCACGACCCTGTCGGTCACCTCTCTGAAAATTGGGGCACCTTCCATTTCCGTGTACTTGACGAGGAAGTGGATGTTCTCGGGTGCGACTGTGGTCTGTGGATCATTTGCCACATACGTGTGTTCGCCAAGATACACTGCCCTTCGTGTATCGAAGGTTTGTACGTGTGCTGAGTAGGGAGGTGAGCCCGTCCGGTAGAGTTGCCGCCATTTTCGACCGCGCACCAGCGTGTCGCCCGCCGCGGAGTCAATTTGAGCCTCAATCAACTGTACATGGTCATCAGCGAAGGCGCACAGCCGGATAGGTGTTGTACGAATGTCACCTGGCGCCAGCCTCTCCAGTGCTCGAGCGCCCATGCAGCCGGATAACATCGGCAGGAGGATGGCGCAGATCGCAGGAGTCGGCGTAGCCAAATGCCGAAAGACAGCACGCAGTGTGCTCGTGAATAGGTGCGTTTTCATTTACCCTGACAGTAAAGGGCGCTATCATCGACTGAACGCCCGATTTCCGTGATCGCGAAATCACCATACCTTTCGCCCAGCCGGCTGCTCGGATTGGGAAGCCCGTGAACCGCCTCGTGAACTACCGTCAGGCGCCGTTCCTCCATCGTGGGTCCCGGACCCGCATACAGGTACATCACGACACCACCTAGCACCGCGTGCGTGGGCGCGTTACCCCAGACGATTGAGTCCCCCAGTAAGGGAACAGGGTTTTCGAACATCCCGAGCTGGGGCCCGATCATAGCGCGGCCGGATGCGGCTACACGACGACAGAAGCTCGTGTTTCGCAGCCCTTCCAGGCTCGACAGCGCGAAGGCGCGCTCATCTGAGGTTGCTGGGCGCAGTTGGCACTTGATGATGCCTGCTCGACATGAGCCGGTTGATGCCCAGTCGTCGTAACCCAGGCCCAGCGAGCTGTCGCACGAGATGAACGTGGGGCATCCGTTGCCACGCAGAGGGCCTCCACTCCAGGAATCGAACCGGCCGCCGTTCGTCGTCATGTAGTACGACGAAGTTCCGCCGTCCAGGCACCACGAACTCCACCGCTGGCTGAAGAAGTCGATCTGGAGGTCGCAGGTCTGGAAGAGCCCGCTGTGATCGCTGCTGTTCACCGGGTCATTGCCGGCGTAGGCGTACATGTTGATGCCGCCCTCCAGCCCGATCGGATCCTCGCTGATGAAACGCTGCAGGGTTGGCTCGTACCAGCGCGCACGGACGTAGTACAGGCCGGCGTCGGCGTCCCACTCGCGCCCGATCCAGCGCAGCCGGTTGGCCATGCCTTCGCTGACGTATTCCGCCCCGCCGAACGGATCGTACCTGTACTGGTTCACCACGTTACCCGCGGCGTCGATCATGGCCAGCACGCTCCCCTGGCGGTCAGCCGCGTAGTAGTGGCGCACGCCGTTCCTGAGAATGCTGTGCACCTGGTCGGTGCCCGGATAGTAGGTGTACTCCGCCGCCACCGACCCGTCCAGCGGCACCAGATCCAGCAGGACGTCGTCGCCGTCGTACAGGTAGTGCTCGTCGCAGCACGACCCGGGACGCCGCTTGGCAACTCGGTGACCCAGCCCGTCGTAGCCGTAGGTGGCGGTCAGAACTCCGTTCAGCCGCACCTCGGCGAGTTGTCCAAAGCCGTCCCACGTGTAGGCGTATGTCTGCGTTCCGTTGCCGCGCGAGGTGAGATTGCCCTCGCCGTCGTACTGCGCCGTCCATCCCCGGTAGCTGGCCAGGCGGTTCCCGTTCAGCGTCTGCGCCCCCGAATCCGTGGGGTTGCCCACCTTGTCGTAGCTGAACACGCGCTGCGCCAGCAGGGTCCACTGCTGGTCTTCGGGGCAGTCCCACCCCGTGCTTTCCTGCAGCGTGCAGCCGGTGTGGCTGGTGGCGCGCTGCCGGTCCGTCACCTGCTGCAGGCGTCCGTTGGGATCGTACAGGTAGTCGCGGGTGCGGTTCTGCGCCGCGTTGGTGCGGGATGAGATGCGGTTGCCCGTGTCGTACCTGTATCCCGTTCCCGCCACCGAGTTGAGCCCAGGAGCCGAATACGTCACCCGGCTCAGCTGGTGCGTGGACGTGTAGTTGTAGGTGGACGACACCCCGTTGGGAAGGTAGATGGACGCGAGACCGCCCTCGCCGTTGTAGTTGAGGTAGGTGACGCCCCCGCTGAAGTCCCGCAGGGAACTGAGCTGCAGGGTGGTGGATGAGGCCTGTGTGCGCATGGACCGCCACGCGCCGCCATTTACGCGATACTTGAGGGTGTCGGGCGTTCCCTGCGCGGCGTACGTGTGCGCCACCTCGTACGCCGTTACTCCTCCGGCGCCCAGCGGGCGAAGCGTCACGGTGCGGGAAAGGCGGCCCTCGCCGTCATAGTGCAGCGTGTCGGTACTCTCTGTCAGAAAGAGCGTACCGTTGCTGACCGAAACCCACCGCGGGGCTGCCGGGTTGCCCGGCACTTCCGGGCTGTACACGAACGAGCGGACGCGATTGGGAACCGTCGCGTGGCTCGTGGTAATGAGCGTGGGGCGGTCCAGCGCGTCGTACGTGATGCTGGTCGCCACGCCGCGGCGGTCCGTGGTGACGGCGACGCGGCCGTACCGGTCGTAGACGGCCTCCCGGTGCTGGCCCGGCACATCGGCCGGCCGTGCCTCGCGCTCCACCCAGCCCAGCTGGTTGCGCGTCCACCGGAACACCTGTCCACGGGCGTCCGTCACCGAATCCACGAACACCGCGCCGTAGTGGTACCGGGTGATGCCCGCGTCGGGCGCCGTCATGGTGGTCGGCCGCCCGACCGCGTCGTACACGGTGGTGGTCAGCTTGCCATCGGGCGTAACCGTCTGCGTGCTCCTGCCCCAGGCGTCCCACGCGGTGGTCTGCGTTACCCGTCCGCCGGCCGCGGTAACTGCCCGTGTGTTCTGCCACCCGCTGGCTTCGTACGCGGCCACCGTGGTGTGCCCGGCGGAATCGACCTGGGTCAGCACCCGCCCGCGCGCGTCGTAGGTGTAGCGGGTGGTGCCGGAGCCCGCCGTCCTTACGCTGTCCAGCAGCACGCGCCCGCCCGCGGGGGTGTAGAAGAGGCGCGTTTCCGGCGTGGCGCCATACACCCGGCTCACCCGCTGCCCGGGGCCGTTGTACTCCATGTACGTGGAGCGGGCGAGGCTGCCATTGAGCACGCGGCTCATCATCCGCGGGCCGCTCCACGCCGTGCTGTCGGTGTTCCCCGACGCGTCCTGCGCCCATGTGACCAAGGCATCGGCGTTGCGGCGAGCGAACGACGTGTACCCGCGGGAATCGCGTACCTCCACGGCCGCCCCCCATCCATCCACCCGGAAGCGCGTGGTGTCGCCGCGCACGCCCGCGGCCCACATCCATGCCGTTTGCGGCTGAACCGCCGTTCCAGGGGCGGATACGGTGCCCATCCCCGGCGCGGGGAGCACCGCGAATTCGCGGGAGCGCAGCAAGACGGTATCGCGGTACGACGTGCTGCCCTGCGCCCGGTACACGGGCCCGATCACGTGCGAGAGCTTGCCCCACGGGTCGTACGCGAGGTCTGTGCGGTTTCCGGCGCGGTCGGTGTACCCCGTCAGCCGATGGTTGGAGTATGTTGCGCTGGAAATTGAATACACGCCGTCCGGGTCCTGCACCGCCACCAGGTCTGTGCCGGAGTAGACGGTCGTCGCGGTCGGAACCGAGCCGCCGTTGAAGACAAAGGCCGAGAACAGGCCACTCGCCGGCTGATAGGTGAGGGCGTACAGGTTGCCCGTGGGATCCTGCATCGACGCGACCTCACCCGTAATGCAGGTCGCGCAGGGGCCGCCATGGTAGTTGATGATCGTGGCGTTTCCGGAGGCGTCCACCACCCGAAGCAGTTTGCCCGTGGCGTCGAACAATGCCGA
This window encodes:
- the cmk gene encoding (d)CMP kinase; amino-acid sequence: MTPPKRPDGIIIALDGPAGSGKSSTARAVAARLGYRHLDSGGFYRAITYAALRAGIDPDSWGSLTHAQLDTLDVHGHATETGYRMTVGGRDVSAEIRAPEVNAHVSQMAAVAGVREWLMDALREAGARGGLVADGRDIGTVVFPDAELKAYLICDPEERALRRLREQGADDLSTEHVRAEAARLQGRDQIDSSREAAPLRQADDAVVIDTTQLTFDEQVARIEGLARERAGIDRNADVS
- a CDS encoding 30S ribosomal protein S1, with product MSDTTEQFAREDGGIATVETPNRNWGSELTIQQIADRAKSLGIRPDLFDEDEYTSDEYEELLAMYEPTLSNIEEGEIVKARILRITDKAVILDLGFKSEGAVTRDEFKDPDSLQIGDEVEVFLENLEDEDGVVVLSKKKADFLRVWEKIREAYEAGTAVQGILTRKIKGGVTVDLMGVDAFLPGSQIALRRVPNIEDLIGENYEFKIIKLNKRRRNIVVSRRVLLEADREIKREKLKKELEVGQVRKGIVKNITDFGAFIDLGGMDGLLHITDMSWGRVGHPSEVVGIADELEVKILDIDWERERLSLGLKQLQDYPWKDVEKKYPVGARVRGRVVSITNYGAFVELEKGVEGLVHISEMSWTRNVRHPSKIVSLGDEIEAVILKVDPEGEKISLGMKQIEEDPWHALPAKYPVGTRLSGKVRNLTSFGAFVEIEPGIDGLVHISDMSWTKRIQHPSEVVKKGDDVEVVILGVDADNKRISLGLKQTQDDPWGDIATQYHPGQEITGPITRLQDKGVAVDLGNDVEGFVPVSQIGVTGLQNPADLFAEGDELEMRITEVDAANHRIVLETIRVPKFEGGQPTLPVAAAQDADEAPAGDEPAEETAPAGDEA
- a CDS encoding RHS repeat domain-containing protein, which gives rise to MASLLLRCIRFAALPATALLFAIFPNTAATQGNGNGHGNGGISTQVVEPGSETPPYIWFEPAGRTFYGATQSITIHYCDAEQITSGSSRIWLNGTLVTHTISTGAAGVCNVHRVATVSLTFAAGSNKVKARACETSQTATCSNDSTYYVFTTPDPVKPTVQVTPAGGSFTQASAAVQIGWCDDYKLNMVTREVWLNNAPLVTTDAPGTSTSGCYSSRVSSLALPLQPGPNEFKAVVRDSAGNLSDTLRATFTHRPRLTLVSPDGVRRPALCEASCFDATLAYATPAYISLDQGRSAALLYSSARAQPRGFVQLDLTNDAGAVPASVGLRLVRSNGAAEPLLGGTETIVHYASAAGTQRLSAWFDASGLATGTYRYRAEVTRSYGGTLQTDTLGVRLVVINQTGSVYGAGWSLAGQQRIILPTGGMDLSGVTLVDGGGNGAFFRAPATCSLSGPCTYLSPASEFTTLARTSSGYARSGLEGDSALFDATGKLLRVVDASGNATIINYHGGPCATCITGEVASMQDPTGNLYALTYQPASGLFSAFVFNGGSVPTATTVYSGTDLVAVQDPDGVYSISSATYSNHRLTGYTDRAGNRTDLAYDPWGKLSHVIGPVYRAQGSTSYRDTVLLRSREFAVLPAPGMGTVSAPGTAVQPQTAWMWAAGVRGDTTRFRVDGWGAAVEVRDSRGYTSFARRNADALVTWAQDASGNTDSTAWSGPRMMSRVLNGSLARSTYMEYNGPGQRVSRVYGATPETRLFYTPAGGRVLLDSVRTAGSGTTRYTYDARGRVLTQVDSAGHTTVAAYEASGWQNTRAVTAAGGRVTQTTAWDAWGRSTQTVTPDGKLTTTVYDAVGRPTTMTAPDAGITRYHYGAVFVDSVTDARGQVFRWTRNQLGWVEREARPADVPGQHREAVYDRYGRVAVTTDRRGVATSITYDALDRPTLITTSHATVPNRVRSFVYSPEVPGNPAAPRWVSVSNGTLFLTESTDTLHYDGEGRLSRTVTLRPLGAGGVTAYEVAHTYAAQGTPDTLKYRVNGGAWRSMRTQASSTTLQLSSLRDFSGGVTYLNYNGEGGLASIYLPNGVSSTYNYTSTHQLSRVTYSAPGLNSVAGTGYRYDTGNRISSRTNAAQNRTRDYLYDPNGRLQQVTDRQRATSHTGCTLQESTGWDCPEDQQWTLLAQRVFSYDKVGNPTDSGAQTLNGNRLASYRGWTAQYDGEGNLTSRGNGTQTYAYTWDGFGQLAEVRLNGVLTATYGYDGLGHRVAKRRPGSCCDEHYLYDGDDVLLDLVPLDGSVAAEYTYYPGTDQVHSILRNGVRHYYAADRQGSVLAMIDAAGNVVNQYRYDPFGGAEYVSEGMANRLRWIGREWDADAGLYYVRARWYEPTLQRFISEDPIGLEGGINMYAYAGNDPVNSSDHSGLFQTCDLQIDFFSQRWSSWCLDGGTSSYYMTTNGGRFDSWSGGPLRGNGCPTFISCDSSLGLGYDDWASTGSCRAGIIKCQLRPATSDERAFALSSLEGLRNTSFCRRVAASGRAMIGPQLGMFENPVPLLGDSIVWGNAPTHAVLGGVVMYLYAGPGPTMEERRLTVVHEAVHGLPNPSSRLGERYGDFAITEIGRSVDDSALYCQGK